The segment TACCTCGACCGCTTTTTCGAAGAGCAACTCGCTGTAGCCGAGGACCCGCCGTTAGATATCCACGGTGCCTACCTGTCGCTGGTCCATACTCTCGGCACCCGCACCGCCGAGCTGCACAAGGCCCTCTCGCTCCAGACCGGTGACCCGGCCTTCGATCCGGAGCCGTTGGCATCCGGCGACCTTGCCCGCTGGCAGCAGCGGGTGCAGGACGAGGCTCTCGCCACCCTGGTGCTGCTCGAACAACGTCAGACCGAGTTCCCGGCTCCGGCGCGGGCCAATGCCCTTAAACTGTTAAAAGAACAGCAACGGCTCCTCGCGCGGATCGCCGCTTGCGCTATCCCCGCCGGCCCCTGCCTCAAGACCCGCTATCACGGTGATTACCATCTCGGCCAGGTCCTGGTGAGCAGTAACGATTTCATTATCATCGACTTCGAAGGCGAGCCGGCGCGCCCTTTGAGCGAGCGCCGCATGAAACACTCCTCCCTGCGTGACGTCGCCGGGATGCTGCGCTCCTTCGATTACGCCCGTTGGAGCGCCCTGTTGCAGGGCACCTACAGTGATGCGGATCAGGCCCGGCTCGCGCCCCTCGCGCGCGGTTGGGTCCGTGAAGTTCGTGAGATCTTCCTGCGCGCCTACGATGAAAGTACCTGCGATAGCGGTCTGTTCGGAGACTTTGCGGAAGTGCAGGGGCTGATCGCGCTCTTTGAACTGGAAAAGGCCTTGTACGAACTGCGTTACGAGATCAGCAACCGGCCGGGTTGGATCGATGTTCCACTGCAAGGCGTGCTGACGCTGTGCGGCCTCTCCGCGGAGAGTGGAGCCGTGAAGGGGATGGACTCAAAAGGAGACTGACATGGAAAAAGTCGACATCATGCTCGAACCGGTGCGGGCGTTCCTGCTCCAGATCGCCGGGTTCCTCCCCAAGCTCGCCCTCGCCCTCGGGGTGCTCCTCGCCGGCTGGTTACTGGCCAAACTTGCCAGGTTTGCGATCGTCAAGGGCCTGCGCGCCATCAACTTCAACATCCTCACCGAGCGGGCCGGTCTCGAAGATTTTATGAAAAAAGGGGGGGTAGAGACCGACACCACCGGCATCTTCGGGTTGTTGATCTACTGGGTGGTCATCCTCCTTGCTCTCATCATCGGCTTCAACAGTCTCGGTCTCACCTACATCACCGGGCTCCTGGGCGAAGTCGTCCGCTTCGTTCCCAAGGTGATCGTCGCCCTGCTCATCCTCGCCTTCGGTTCCTACTTCGCGCGCTTTGTCGGCAATGCCGTGGTCACCTACTGTAAAAATATCGCCATCCAGGACGCCGACCTCCTCGGCAAACTGGCGCAGTCGGCGATCATGACCTTTGTCGTCCTCATCGCCCTCGATCAGGTCAACGTCGGCGGCGACATCGTCCGCCAGAGCTTCCTCATCATCCTCGCCGGCGTCGTTTTGGCTCTGGCACTGGCTTTCGGACTCGGCGGGAGAGAGGCGGCGGCGGAACTCATTGAGCGCTGGTGGCCGCGGGGGGGGAAGAAGGGCGAGCGGTAGGAGCGCGCTCCAGCTCGCGATGATCGGGGTCAAGGTTTTTGTCGTGTTGGTGAAGCGTAACGCGACCAGTCTCCCCAAATAAGTGATTGCGCTCTGAATATAAAATGATATTATGACCTCAAATTGTAATCATTTGACATCATATTGAGGTCGTCATGCTTGAATCCCTTTTCGGTTCGATCAACAAAGAGCGGGTCCTTTTTTTCATTCATGCGCGAAGTCAGGGGCATGCGCGAGAGATGGCGCGCTTCTACGCCTGCGCTCTGACCCCCCTTCAGCGCCAGCTTGAGATCCTTGAACGCGGCGGCATTCTCGTCAGTTCCCTGGTCGGGCGCACCCGGCTGTACACCTTTAACCCCCGTTATCCCCTCCTTGCCGAAGTGACTGCTTTGATTGAAAAGGCTCTGACTTTTTATCCGGAAGATGAGCGGATGCGTCTGCAGATGGAGCGCACTCGCCTACGGAGAGCTGGTAAGCCGCTATGACAACGGTGCGCGAGATGAACATTGGCGAGCTGGCCGCCTTTCCTGTCTCTACAAAAATCCTCTTGTCGCCCACCATCCGCTGTGGCACACTATCAAGTACTTAATTGGGTACCACAAGGAGTGCACATATGAATACCATCCCTGCTCAGGAGCTGAAACGCCGCGGTCTTGCCGCGGTTGACGGGTTGATCGCACAGGGTGACGTGCATGTCATCCGTAACAATCGGCCCGAGTACGTGGTGCTGACCGAGGCGCGTTACCAGGAGCTGGTGGCCGAGGCAGAGGAGGCGTACGTCGCCCGGGTCAAGGCATCCCTTGAGGATATGAAGGCGGGCCGGATCCGGAAATTTGCTTCTGCCGATGAACTGCTGCAGGCGCTTGATCGTGACGGAGAGTGAGCGTGTTTCGCATGACCACCTCGGAGACGTTTCTCCGGCAGGCACGCAAGTTTTTCAGGAAACACCCTGATCTCAAACCCTGCTTCGCTGCGACTCTCGGCGCCCTGCAACAGGACCCGTTTCAGCCGGGCCTTGGCTTGCATCCTCTCACCGGCAGGCTTGCCGGCTGCCATGCCGTGAGACTGACCTATTCCTACCGCATCACCCTGACCCTGCTGATAACCGAAGAAGAGATTATCCTGTTTGATATCGGCAGCCGACATTAACCCGCAGTCTATAAACCGACCACCCCCAGCCCTTTAGGCCCCAGAGGGTTCTCCTTAAGTAAGGAGGGGAGCTTAAGACCAAGGCGGGCGACCCACCGGGTCGCCCCTACCAAGTCTTTGCATTTATGGTATTTCGGGGTTGGTGTCCCCCCCTTTCGCCGCCGCCGGAGCCCGGTGGACGTTTGGCGATCAAGGAGGACAAATGTTTGAGCGTAGCGAGTTTTTGTCCGCCCGCCAAATGTCTGCCGGGCGCAGGGAATCCGCGTAGCGGGCCAGACGATGGGGTGCCTTTTCTTGCCTACTTCTTTCCGGCAAGGAAAAGAAGTAGGGCGTCGTCGGGGGCGCAACCCCCGGACCTTGACTGGTTGAGAGAGGAAGGACAAGGGGCGCATACTATGCGCCCCTTGTACAGATTACAGATCGATCCGCCAGCCGGCCTTCTCCTCCAACCGGGCAATCAGTTCCGGGCAGACGATCTCCGGTCGCGCCCGCAGCGCCAGGGCGAAGACGGCGTGCAGGTTCAGCACTTCCCCCCGCACTCTCCCCTCCTCATAGCGCTGGACGAAATCTGTCGGCACCCGCAGCGTCCAGTTCTCTTCATTGTGCATCCCCGGTACATTGTAGGTCTCCTCCAGGCCAAAGAGATCGGCGAAGAACATCATGACGTGCCGGGCCGGTCCGAGGAAGAGGTTGGCGACCTTGGCATGCGCCAGCCGGTGCGGATCGGCGCTCAGGAGAGAGGCAAGGGACTCGGGGTCGTTCGGACGGAAGCAGCGGGCGAGATAGTTGGCATGCTTGCGCCCGGTCTCTGTCCCGTGCCACTCCTTGACCAGATGCCAGATCGGCGGGGTATCGTGGTTGCCGACCATGATCCAGTCCGGGGGGAGGGTATTCTCGCTGCGATAGACATCCTGGCGGTTGTCCATGTCGGCCTTCTGGGTCACCCGGAAGCGGCCGAGACCATGGCGCAGTCGGACCTGCTGCAGGGGGAAGGGTTCGGTGGAGAGGACTTCGCAGAGGATATCCTCCTTATGGCGGCCGTGTGCCCGCACCTGTTCCATGAGTGCATCCATGATCAAAGCGTAGCGCTCCTCCTGCGCCGGAGTGAGGTCGCGGACCCAGGCGTCGGCGTAGCGGGGGAGGGCGCGGTTTATCTGTTCGGGGTGGACGATGGCATAGCGGGCAAGGTCGGGATGGTCGGCGAGATCGGGGGCGGCAAAGAGGCGCGCGCCATGCTGGACGGCGTGGTAAGGATCGGGATCATCGGCGCGATAGACCCAGGGGCAGACGAGACCGTGCGGATGATCGAGGCGCAGACCGTCAAATTCGGAGAGCATCTTGCCGAGGCGGTCGGCGACGAGAGCGAGGACCGGACCGGGCCGGCCGGCGGCATCGAGGTAGTGGGCGGGGTCGAGGACCGGATAGTTCCAGGGCTGGCCGGCGTGGTTGGTACGGCTCGGCGGCGCCCCGAGAGAGTAGCCGCGCAGCAGCAGCCCCTGCAGGCTCCAGGCGTCGGCCTGGGAAAAGCCGACCTGGACATCGCCGTAAATCTTCAGCCCCAGCCCCTGCATCGCGGCGTAAAAGCGCCGGTGTTGTTGCAGGAGGAGCTGCTGGGCGAGGGCGTAGCGTTCGAGAAGGAGGGCGTATTTCTCTTCCAGGGCGCGGCGCCGGCAGGCGCAGGCCGTCTCCATCCCTGGCGGCGGGGCGCAGAGGTTCTGGTCGAGGCGCGTCTCGCCGCCCTGCGGCCAATGGCGCCAGGCGATCCCGCCATGCTCATGGCACAGGGCCTCGTAAAGGGCATCGTCGCGCAGCCAGCGTGCCGCTTGCCAGAGGGCCTTGATCTCCGCGTCGAGGGCAAGGGCGCTCTTTTCCCCTTTTTCCCGCGCGGCGCGGAAGGTGTGATGCACTTCGTCAAGGGCGCGGTTGTAGATGGAAAAGCTCTGACGATAGGGGACGCGGCGCCCGTCCGGATGCGGATTGGCAGCGCAGATCTCTGCCAAGCTTTGCCGGCTGAGCCAGCCTTGCTCGACCAGGGCTTTCAAATCGAGGGAGAGGAGATTGCGCGAAAAGAGGGTGCCGTCGTAGGGGGAGGGGTTGACCAGGGAGGTCTGCCCTTGGGGGCCGAGCTGCAGTCCGGTGAAACCGAGGGAGCCCGCCAAACGGGCGAGGGCCAGGCCGCCGGCGCCGTAGGGGGTGCCGCGGCCGCTGTCCTCTCCGGCGGCACCGGGGAAGCTGGCGTCATGGACCGCCAGCAGAAAATCGGACTTGCCGAGGAGTTGCAGGGCCGCGACAAGGTTGGCATCGGGGTGGAGATCGGCAGATTTTTGCATATAGTTCATAGTTGACCGCCCTTTAAAAGGTCTATCATTGGAAAAATAGCATCAACGATGTTAATCTACCACTTGCAAAGAAAATAGGGCTCTGGAATGTGGGGTCTGTCCGCCTTGGCTCAGTATTGGCGAGATCAGGCTTCTTACAGGAGGATCAACTCCATGAAACATGATCATGCTCTCCTCGAAGACAATCCCACCTGGTACCGGGATGCGATCATTTATCAGCTGCACATCAAGGCCTTTGCCGATTCCGATGCCGATGGCATCGGCGACTTTCGCGGCCTGATCAGCAGGCTTGACTACCTGCAGGCGCTCGGGATCACGGCGATCTGGCTCCTCCCCTTCTACCCCTCGCCGCAGCGCGATGACGGTTACGATATCGCCGACTACTACAATGTCAACCCCAGCTACAATACCCTGCGCGACTTCAAGGAGCTGCTACAGGCCGCCCACAAGCGCGGCCTGCGCGTCATCACCGAACTCGTTCTCAATCATACCTCCGATCAGCATCCCTGGTTCCAGCGCGCCCGCCACGCCAAAGCGGGCTCCATCCATCGTGACTACTATGTCTGGAGCGACACCCCGGAAAAGTACCGGGAAGCGCGCATTATCTTTCAGGATTTCGAAAGTTCGAACTGGAGCTGGGATCCGGTCGCCAAGGCCTACTACTGGCACCGTTTTTATCACCATCAGCCCGATCTCAACTTTGAGAATCCCAGGGTGCAGGCAGAGATGCTTAAGGTTATCGACTTCTGGATGAAGCTCGGTGTCGATGGTGTCCGCCTCGATGCCGTCCCTTATCTCTTTGAGCAGGAAGGGAGCAACTGCGAGAATCTCCCCGCCACCCATGCCTTCCTCAAGAAGCTGCGGGCCCATCTCGACGCCTCCTTCAAGAACCGCATCCTCCTCTCTGAAGCGAACCAGTGGCCGGAAGATGCCGCCGCCTACTTCGGCAACGGCGACGAAAGCAACATGGCCTTCCACTTCCCCTTGATGCCGCGCCTCTTCATGGCGATTGAGATGGAAGACCGCTTCCCGATTGTCGATATCCTCGATCAGACCCCGGCCATCCCCGACAATTGCCAGTGGGCGATCTTCCTGCGCAATCACGACGAGTTGACGCTGGAGATGGTCACTGACGAAGAGCGCGACTACATGTACCGGGTCTATGCCTCCGACCCCCTCGCCCGCATCAATCTCGGCATCCGCCGCCGCCTGGCGCCGCTGATGGGGAATAACCGCCGCAAGATCGAGTTGATGAATATCCTCCTCTTTACCCTCCCCGGCACCCCGATTATCTACTACGGCGATGAAATCGGCATGGGCGACAACTATTATCTCGGTGATCGCAACGGCGTGCGCACGCCGATGCAATGGAGTCCCGATCGCAACGCCGGCTTCTCCACCGCCAGTCCGCAGAAGCTCTTTCTCCCCGCCATCATCGATGCCGAATATCACTACGAATCGATCAACGTCGAGAATCAGGAGCGCAACCCCTCCTCCCTCCTTTGGTGGATGCGGCGCACTATCGCCATGCGCAAGCGTTTCAAGGCCTTCGGCTGCGGCACTCTGGAGATCCTCTCTTCCGATAATCCCAAGGTCCTGGCTTTTATCCGTAGTCACGAAGAGGAAAAGCTGCTGGTCGTCATCAATCTCTCGCGCTTTGCTCAGACCGTCACCGTCGATCTGGCCCGTTACGCCGGCATGATCCCCGAAGAGCTCTTCAGCCGCAGCCGCTTCCCGATGATCCAGGAAAGCCGCTACCACTTCACCATGGGCACTTATGATTATTTCTGGTTTGTCTTGCGGAGTACTGACGGCCGAGGAGAGCTGCGTGACGAAAGTGTCAAGCTGAAGCTGCGTGACGGACATCCCTGGTGGGAGGTTCTGCAAGGCCGGAGTGGCGAGCGGCTCTGCAGCCATGTCCTCCCCCCTTATCTGCAACGGGTCTTCTGGTTTTGCGGCAAAGGGCGGGGGATCAGCCAGGTCAACATACTCGACAGCTGCCAGCTTCAACAGGAGGAGCAGGTCTTTCTCCTCGTCTTTGTTCAGGTCACCTACACGGCGGGGGATCCGGAAATTTATCAGATCCCCATGACCTGGTTATCAAACGAACGGGTGCAGGCGTTGAGCGAGCGTCACCCCCTGGCCACCATCACCCCGCTGAGCCTCGGCGATGTTGATGGTGTCCTTTGTGACGCCATTTACTTCGAAGAGTTCCGAGAGCTCCTCTTCGCGCTGATGGTCAATCGCAGCAAGGTGGCGGGGAGGAATGATTCGCTTCTGGTCGGGCTGCGCGGGCGCGGTGTCACCAAAAGTTCTCCGAGCCGGGGTGAGCTCTTCCCGAGCCGGGTGGCAGCAGTGGAACAGAATAATACCAGTATCCTTTACGGGGATCAGCTCCTCTTCAAGATGTACCGGAAGCTGGAGGCGGGGATGAATCCCGAAGCCGAAATTCTCCACTACCTGGCGGAAAAGGAACGCTTCAGTCAGGTGCCGGCGTATGCCGGCGGCATCGAGTACCGGTCCAGCCGTGGTCAAGCTTATGACCTCGGGGTGTTGCAAACCTATGTCCCCTGCCATGGCGATGGCTGGCGCAACGCCTTGACCAGCCTGGCGCAATTTGTCGAGTATCTGCTGACGCACAAGCACGAGCTCCCCAAACTTCCGCGCCGCTTGCCGACTTTGCTCGAAATCGTCGATCACGGTATCCCCATCCCCTTCGGCGATCTGGTCAGTGGTCTGCATCTGGAAATGGCCCTGCTCCTCGGGCAGCGGACCGCCGAGTTACACCGGGCGCTGGCGACGAGAGGGCCGGAGAGCGCCTGGAGCATGGAAGAGTTTTCTACTCTTTACCAGCGCTCGGTCTTCCAGTCGATGCGGGCGCTGCTGCGGCGGAATTTTCAGCTCCTGACCAGCCGTCTGCCGGATCTGTCTGAAGAAGTACAGCGCCGCGCCGCGCCGCTGCTGGCGGCCGAAAAGGAGATTATCGCTTGTCTGCACAAAATAACCGATCATCGTTTTTTGGCGATGAAGTGCCGGATTCACGGGGATCTCCATCTCGGCCAGGCGCTCTTTACCGGCAAGGATTTTGTCTTTATCGATTTTGAGGGAGAGCCCTCCCATTCTCTAGGGGAACGCCGCCTGAAACGATCGCCGCTGCGCGATGTGGCGAGCATGATCTACTCGATCTATTATGCGGCGATGACGACTTTACAGCATCACGGCAGCAGCCATCCCGATAATACCGCTTTACTCGATTCCTGGCTGGAGGCCTGGTCTGTCTGCGTCAGCGGCTCCTACCTCAAAGCCTACCTCCAGGGGATGCAGGGCTCCCCGCTCGTCCCGGCGGATGTGGACGATCTGGAAACCATGCTCCGCTGTTTCCTGATTCATAAAATTATTCACGAGATCGGACAATCCTTGAGCAACCGTTTGGAGGGGGTAGATCTGCATCTCCGGGGGCTGGAAATGACGTTGCGGCAGTCCCGCTGTTTGTGATTGTTGCACCTTGAAATTTTTTTGTTTATTACCGGTGCGGCAGGAAAATCGGGAAGAGCTGACCCGATATTGCTTGAAAGAAGGGACTGAAATCTTTAGGCTTATCCATGAAGTCCGGACAACCTGTAACTCGGAGGAACATCATGTTTAAACGTATCACGCTCTTTTTAATCACCAACCTGGCTATCGTCTTTGTTCTCAGTCTCGTACTCAACCTGCTCGGAGTCGGCCCAATGCTCACGGAACAGGGGATCGACCTGGTCAGTCTGGTCATCTTCGCGGCCGTCTTCGGTTTCGGTGGCTCGCTGATTTCGCTGGCGATCTCCAAGTGGACAGCCAAGCGTTTGACCAGCGCCCGGGTGATTGTCAGTCCGGCCAATGAAGTGGAGTTCTGGCTGGTGGAGGTAGTGCGCCGCCAGGCCGCGCAGGCCGGTATTGATATGCCGGAGGTAGCAATCTACGATGCGCCGGATGTCAATGCCTTTGCCACCGGCATGCGGCGCAACAGCGCTTTGGTCGCAGTCAGCAGCGGACTGTTGCGGGCCATGGACCGGAACGAGGCCGAAGCGGTTCTGGCTCACGAGGTCAGCCATGTGGCCAACGGTGACATGATTACCCTGGCGTTGATTCAGGGGGTGGTCAACACCTTTGTCATCGTTGCGGCGCGTCTGGTCGGCCATCTTGTCGATCGGGTGGTCTTCAAGACCGAGCGCGGTCACGGGCCCGGTTTCTTTATCACCTCGATGATCGCCCAGATCGTCTTCGGTATCCTCGCCAGCACCATCGTCTTCTGGTTTAGCCGCCAGCGGGAATTTCGCGCCGATGCCGGCGCCGCCACCCTGGCCGGGCGGGAGAAGATGATTGCGGCCCTGGAGAAGCTGCGCCAGAGCGTTCGCCAGCCCCATTTGCCGGACCAGATGAGTGCTTTCGGCATCTCCGGCACCGCCGGGGGTGGTTTAAAGCGGCTCTTTATGACCCATCCGCCCCTGGAAGAACGGATCGCCGCCCTCAAGCGCGGCTAAGGGACTCTTTTTA is part of the Deltaproteobacteria bacterium HGW-Deltaproteobacteria-4 genome and harbors:
- the treS gene encoding maltose alpha-D-glucosyltransferase: MKHDHALLEDNPTWYRDAIIYQLHIKAFADSDADGIGDFRGLISRLDYLQALGITAIWLLPFYPSPQRDDGYDIADYYNVNPSYNTLRDFKELLQAAHKRGLRVITELVLNHTSDQHPWFQRARHAKAGSIHRDYYVWSDTPEKYREARIIFQDFESSNWSWDPVAKAYYWHRFYHHQPDLNFENPRVQAEMLKVIDFWMKLGVDGVRLDAVPYLFEQEGSNCENLPATHAFLKKLRAHLDASFKNRILLSEANQWPEDAAAYFGNGDESNMAFHFPLMPRLFMAIEMEDRFPIVDILDQTPAIPDNCQWAIFLRNHDELTLEMVTDEERDYMYRVYASDPLARINLGIRRRLAPLMGNNRRKIELMNILLFTLPGTPIIYYGDEIGMGDNYYLGDRNGVRTPMQWSPDRNAGFSTASPQKLFLPAIIDAEYHYESINVENQERNPSSLLWWMRRTIAMRKRFKAFGCGTLEILSSDNPKVLAFIRSHEEEKLLVVINLSRFAQTVTVDLARYAGMIPEELFSRSRFPMIQESRYHFTMGTYDYFWFVLRSTDGRGELRDESVKLKLRDGHPWWEVLQGRSGERLCSHVLPPYLQRVFWFCGKGRGISQVNILDSCQLQQEEQVFLLVFVQVTYTAGDPEIYQIPMTWLSNERVQALSERHPLATITPLSLGDVDGVLCDAIYFEEFRELLFALMVNRSKVAGRNDSLLVGLRGRGVTKSSPSRGELFPSRVAAVEQNNTSILYGDQLLFKMYRKLEAGMNPEAEILHYLAEKERFSQVPAYAGGIEYRSSRGQAYDLGVLQTYVPCHGDGWRNALTSLAQFVEYLLTHKHELPKLPRRLPTLLEIVDHGIPIPFGDLVSGLHLEMALLLGQRTAELHRALATRGPESAWSMEEFSTLYQRSVFQSMRALLRRNFQLLTSRLPDLSEEVQRRAAPLLAAEKEIIACLHKITDHRFLAMKCRIHGDLHLGQALFTGKDFVFIDFEGEPSHSLGERRLKRSPLRDVASMIYSIYYAAMTTLQHHGSSHPDNTALLDSWLEAWSVCVSGSYLKAYLQGMQGSPLVPADVDDLETMLRCFLIHKIIHEIGQSLSNRLEGVDLHLRGLEMTLRQSRCL
- a CDS encoding ArsR family transcriptional regulator, which gives rise to MLESLFGSINKERVLFFIHARSQGHAREMARFYACALTPLQRQLEILERGGILVSSLVGRTRLYTFNPRYPLLAEVTALIEKALTFYPEDERMRLQMERTRLRRAGKPL
- a CDS encoding protease HtpX, giving the protein MFKRITLFLITNLAIVFVLSLVLNLLGVGPMLTEQGIDLVSLVIFAAVFGFGGSLISLAISKWTAKRLTSARVIVSPANEVEFWLVEVVRRQAAQAGIDMPEVAIYDAPDVNAFATGMRRNSALVAVSSGLLRAMDRNEAEAVLAHEVSHVANGDMITLALIQGVVNTFVIVAARLVGHLVDRVVFKTERGHGPGFFITSMIAQIVFGILASTIVFWFSRQREFRADAGAATLAGREKMIAALEKLRQSVRQPHLPDQMSAFGISGTAGGGLKRLFMTHPPLEERIAALKRG
- a CDS encoding plasmid stabilization protein, with product MFRMTTSETFLRQARKFFRKHPDLKPCFAATLGALQQDPFQPGLGLHPLTGRLAGCHAVRLTYSYRITLTLLITEEEIILFDIGSRH
- a CDS encoding prevent-host-death protein, yielding MNTIPAQELKRRGLAAVDGLIAQGDVHVIRNNRPEYVVLTEARYQELVAEAEEAYVARVKASLEDMKAGRIRKFASADELLQALDRDGE
- a CDS encoding 4-alpha-glucanotransferase — encoded protein: MNYMQKSADLHPDANLVAALQLLGKSDFLLAVHDASFPGAAGEDSGRGTPYGAGGLALARLAGSLGFTGLQLGPQGQTSLVNPSPYDGTLFSRNLLSLDLKALVEQGWLSRQSLAEICAANPHPDGRRVPYRQSFSIYNRALDEVHHTFRAAREKGEKSALALDAEIKALWQAARWLRDDALYEALCHEHGGIAWRHWPQGGETRLDQNLCAPPPGMETACACRRRALEEKYALLLERYALAQQLLLQQHRRFYAAMQGLGLKIYGDVQVGFSQADAWSLQGLLLRGYSLGAPPSRTNHAGQPWNYPVLDPAHYLDAAGRPGPVLALVADRLGKMLSEFDGLRLDHPHGLVCPWVYRADDPDPYHAVQHGARLFAAPDLADHPDLARYAIVHPEQINRALPRYADAWVRDLTPAQEERYALIMDALMEQVRAHGRHKEDILCEVLSTEPFPLQQVRLRHGLGRFRVTQKADMDNRQDVYRSENTLPPDWIMVGNHDTPPIWHLVKEWHGTETGRKHANYLARCFRPNDPESLASLLSADPHRLAHAKVANLFLGPARHVMMFFADLFGLEETYNVPGMHNEENWTLRVPTDFVQRYEEGRVRGEVLNLHAVFALALRARPEIVCPELIARLEEKAGWRIDL